The following are encoded together in the Streptomyces sp. NBC_00358 genome:
- a CDS encoding PQQ-dependent sugar dehydrogenase, giving the protein MVQVRSATVVLAAAALLVTAGCSSGGGGSSAGPSTLPGVGSTTPHPSPSRSATPEETPPAKGSVRVLRTVTEGLDTPWGLAPLPGGGLLVSSRDKGTITRIDEKTGAKTVLGEVPGVAPAGEGGLLGIALSPDYASDHMIYAYLTTASDNRIVRMLYDEKKPSDEQLGAPDTIFKGIPKGVIHNGGRIAFGPDRMLYAGTGETGDRGLAQDRKSLGGKILRMTPEGEPAPGNPFPDSAVYSYGHRNVQGLAWDDRQRLWASEFGQDTWDELNQIKPGDNDGWPVVEGIGDNPEYQNPVVQWHTDEASPSGIAYAEGSIWMAALKGERLWRIPLNGTKASAAPEAFLKGRYGRLRTVVSAGGDKLWLTTSETDGRGTPVKGDDRILELEVK; this is encoded by the coding sequence ATGGTGCAAGTTCGTTCAGCGACAGTCGTGTTGGCCGCGGCCGCGCTTCTGGTGACCGCAGGCTGTTCCTCGGGCGGCGGCGGGAGCTCGGCCGGTCCGAGCACGCTGCCCGGCGTCGGGAGTACGACACCGCACCCGTCGCCCTCCCGGAGCGCCACCCCCGAGGAGACACCGCCCGCGAAGGGCTCGGTGAGGGTCCTGCGTACCGTCACCGAGGGCCTCGACACTCCCTGGGGCCTGGCGCCGCTGCCCGGGGGCGGTCTGCTGGTGTCCTCGCGGGACAAGGGGACGATCACCCGGATCGACGAGAAGACCGGCGCGAAGACCGTCCTGGGCGAGGTCCCCGGGGTGGCCCCGGCCGGCGAGGGCGGCCTCCTGGGCATCGCCCTCTCCCCCGACTACGCCTCGGACCACATGATCTACGCCTACCTGACCACGGCCTCGGACAACCGCATCGTGCGCATGCTGTACGACGAGAAGAAGCCGTCCGACGAGCAGCTCGGCGCACCGGACACGATCTTCAAGGGCATCCCCAAGGGGGTGATCCACAACGGCGGCAGGATCGCGTTCGGTCCGGACCGGATGCTGTACGCGGGCACGGGCGAGACGGGTGACCGGGGCCTGGCCCAGGACAGGAAGTCGCTCGGGGGCAAGATCCTGCGGATGACGCCGGAGGGCGAGCCCGCGCCGGGCAATCCGTTCCCCGACTCGGCCGTGTACTCGTACGGGCACCGCAATGTCCAGGGCCTCGCCTGGGACGACAGGCAGCGGCTGTGGGCCTCGGAGTTCGGCCAGGACACCTGGGACGAGCTGAACCAGATCAAGCCGGGCGACAACGACGGCTGGCCGGTGGTGGAGGGGATCGGCGACAACCCCGAATACCAGAACCCGGTCGTCCAGTGGCACACCGACGAGGCCTCCCCGAGCGGGATCGCCTACGCGGAGGGTTCCATATGGATGGCGGCCCTCAAGGGCGAGCGCCTGTGGCGCATCCCGTTGAACGGCACCAAGGCGTCCGCGGCGCCCGAGGCCTTCCTGAAGGGCAGGTACGGCCGTCTCCGCACGGTCGTCTCCGCGGGCGGCGACAAGCTCTGGCTGACCACGAGCGAGACCGACGGCCGCGGCACCCCCGTGAAGGGAGACGACCGGATCCTGGAACTGGAGGTGAAGTAG
- a CDS encoding DUF6191 domain-containing protein translates to MFEELFAPGRKHTDEERKRLELTRVDLNDGDPGRGPIDLTSGKVVVRVPRQAREPESGPEEHAEQHPEQHPEHRPEFRPEPGLDPVSQQEQEQEQEQEQEQEQEQEQEQEQEQEQEQGREQEQEQGRGPASGPESGLTP, encoded by the coding sequence ATGTTCGAGGAGCTCTTCGCACCGGGACGCAAGCACACCGACGAGGAGCGCAAGCGGCTGGAGCTGACCCGCGTCGACCTGAACGACGGTGACCCGGGCCGCGGCCCGATAGACCTGACCTCGGGCAAGGTGGTCGTACGAGTACCGCGACAGGCGCGCGAGCCGGAGAGCGGGCCCGAGGAGCACGCCGAGCAACACCCGGAGCAACACCCCGAGCACCGGCCGGAGTTCCGACCGGAACCGGGGCTCGATCCCGTATCTCAGCAGGAGCAGGAGCAGGAGCAGGAGCAGGAGCAGGAGCAGGAGCAGGAGCAGGAGCAGGAGCAGGAGCAGGAGCAGGAGCAGGAGCAGGGGCGGGAGCAGGAGCAGGAGCAGGGGCGGGGGCCCGCATCCGGCCCGGAGTCCGGGCTTACCCCGTAG
- a CDS encoding helix-turn-helix transcriptional regulator has protein sequence MLGPVETRSVSPVFVGRADELGVLNDALSRAAAGEPQALLLGGEAGVGKTRLLEEFGAAAAREGAVVAGGGCVEIGADGLPFAPFSSALRALRRALPDELAAAAAGQEDELARLLPELARATRGRQYEEDGTARLFELTARLLERVAADRTVVLVLEDLHWADASTRHLLAYLFRTLRNGRLVVIATYRADDIHRRHPLRPLLAELDRLRTVRRIELGRFSRAEAGRQIAGILAREPDPAQIDEIFARSDGNAFFVEELTVAAHEGCRTRLTDSLRDLLLVRVEGLPESSQRIARIVAEGGCVVEYPLLAAVARLAEDDLIEALRACVGANILIASPGGDGYRFRHSLVREAVSDDLLPGERSRFNRRYAEALEADPALVPADERVTRLASYWYQAHDAAKALPAVLDASVEARRRHAHSEQLRLLERAMELWEVAPDAVRAELRPIDYVEAYPPCGCDPATTPLRYLDLMAEAAVAGRLCGERERALKTTKRALHLLEGEGDPLRSAWFWIQRSRLVQAQVRGDGWKELATAQDLVRGLPPSEVHAEVLSMVAAWCMLHEPGHGALSAAERAVEYAHMVGARDTELNARLTLGGLMVDAGDVEAGLAEMYRVRERANRQGAAYVVGRLHINLPSHLESVGRSREAVTILREGIELACRNGLLDTQAWIWGNLSESLFALGRWDEAAEAARNALGIGLSGKASGVGAARLAPVALARGDLIEAGRQLASAQSHFGTHDPMPQHSLPLLCTAIGLAAGEGRLLDARAALEQALDAGFPPGTQRYAWPLLLTAATAEADARGLPVAEPGRGPTLERIAEAAKTLATGAPVWHTYADWVRAELHRADGASTPEQWFELVEALEPLERPYDLARVRLRLAEALLLTGAEDDERARATELLRLARAAAEHLGARPLADAVALLAQRARLTLEHAPERSGAAPVDPAVALGLTSRERDVLRLVAAGRSNRRIAEELFISPKTASVHVSNILAKLGVSGRGEAAALAHRLRLFPPEAPAARAAG, from the coding sequence ATGCTCGGGCCCGTGGAGACCAGGTCCGTCAGCCCGGTGTTCGTCGGACGCGCCGACGAACTGGGTGTGTTGAACGACGCGCTCTCCCGCGCCGCCGCGGGAGAGCCGCAGGCGTTGCTGCTCGGCGGCGAGGCGGGTGTCGGCAAGACCCGTCTCCTGGAGGAGTTCGGCGCCGCCGCCGCCCGCGAGGGCGCCGTCGTGGCCGGTGGCGGCTGCGTCGAGATCGGCGCCGACGGCCTCCCCTTCGCCCCGTTCTCCAGCGCCCTGCGGGCCCTGCGCCGCGCCCTGCCCGACGAGCTCGCCGCCGCGGCCGCCGGACAGGAGGACGAACTCGCCCGGCTGCTCCCCGAGCTCGCCCGGGCGACCCGCGGACGGCAGTACGAGGAGGACGGCACGGCCCGCCTCTTCGAGCTCACCGCCCGCCTCCTGGAACGCGTCGCCGCGGACCGCACGGTCGTTCTCGTCCTCGAAGACCTGCACTGGGCCGACGCCTCCACCCGCCATCTGCTCGCCTACCTCTTCCGCACGCTGCGCAACGGCCGCCTCGTCGTGATCGCCACCTACCGCGCCGACGACATCCACCGCCGCCACCCGCTGCGCCCCCTGCTCGCCGAACTCGACCGGCTCCGCACGGTCCGCCGCATCGAACTGGGCCGCTTCAGCCGCGCCGAGGCCGGCCGCCAGATCGCCGGAATCCTGGCCCGCGAACCCGACCCCGCCCAGATCGACGAGATCTTCGCCCGTTCCGACGGCAACGCGTTCTTCGTCGAGGAACTCACCGTCGCCGCCCACGAGGGCTGCCGTACGCGGCTCACGGACTCCCTGCGCGATCTGCTCCTCGTCCGGGTCGAAGGACTGCCGGAGAGCTCCCAGCGGATCGCCCGGATCGTCGCCGAGGGCGGCTGCGTCGTCGAGTACCCCCTGCTGGCCGCCGTGGCACGGCTCGCCGAGGACGACCTCATCGAGGCCCTGCGCGCCTGCGTCGGCGCCAACATCCTGATCGCCTCGCCCGGCGGCGACGGCTACCGCTTCCGCCACTCCCTCGTGCGCGAGGCCGTCAGCGACGACCTGCTGCCCGGCGAACGCTCCCGCTTCAACCGCCGCTACGCCGAAGCCCTGGAGGCCGACCCGGCACTCGTACCGGCCGACGAGCGCGTCACCCGCCTGGCCAGCTACTGGTACCAGGCCCATGACGCCGCCAAGGCCCTGCCCGCCGTCCTCGACGCCTCCGTGGAGGCCCGCCGAAGGCACGCCCATTCCGAGCAACTGCGGCTCCTGGAGCGGGCGATGGAGCTGTGGGAGGTGGCCCCCGACGCCGTACGGGCCGAACTGCGCCCCATCGACTACGTGGAGGCCTACCCTCCCTGCGGCTGCGACCCCGCGACCACACCCCTGCGCTACCTCGACCTGATGGCCGAGGCCGCGGTCGCCGGCCGGCTGTGCGGTGAGCGCGAGCGTGCCCTGAAGACGACCAAGCGGGCGCTGCACCTCCTGGAGGGCGAGGGCGACCCGCTGCGCTCCGCGTGGTTCTGGATCCAGCGCTCCCGGCTCGTCCAGGCGCAGGTCCGCGGCGACGGCTGGAAGGAACTCGCCACCGCCCAGGACCTGGTGCGCGGTCTCCCGCCGTCCGAGGTGCACGCCGAGGTGCTGTCCATGGTCGCCGCCTGGTGCATGCTCCACGAACCGGGCCACGGCGCCCTCTCGGCGGCCGAACGGGCCGTGGAGTACGCGCACATGGTGGGCGCCCGGGACACGGAACTGAACGCCCGGCTCACCCTCGGCGGCCTGATGGTCGACGCGGGGGACGTCGAGGCGGGGCTCGCGGAGATGTACCGGGTCAGGGAACGGGCGAACCGGCAGGGCGCCGCCTATGTCGTGGGCCGTCTGCACATCAACCTGCCCTCCCATCTGGAATCGGTCGGCCGCTCCCGCGAGGCCGTCACGATCCTCCGCGAAGGCATCGAACTCGCCTGTAGGAACGGGCTGTTGGACACTCAGGCCTGGATCTGGGGGAACCTCTCCGAATCGCTGTTCGCGCTCGGCCGGTGGGACGAAGCCGCCGAGGCCGCGCGCAACGCCCTGGGCATCGGACTCAGCGGCAAGGCCTCCGGCGTGGGCGCGGCCCGCCTCGCGCCCGTCGCCCTCGCCCGCGGCGACCTCATCGAGGCGGGACGCCAACTGGCCTCCGCCCAAAGCCACTTCGGCACCCATGACCCGATGCCCCAGCACTCCCTGCCGCTGCTGTGCACGGCCATCGGCCTCGCGGCGGGCGAGGGCCGGCTCCTCGACGCGCGTGCCGCCCTGGAGCAGGCCCTGGACGCGGGCTTCCCGCCCGGCACCCAGCGCTACGCCTGGCCGCTGCTGCTGACCGCCGCCACCGCGGAGGCCGACGCCCGCGGCCTGCCCGTCGCCGAGCCCGGCCGCGGCCCGACCCTGGAACGCATCGCCGAGGCCGCGAAGACCCTGGCCACCGGAGCGCCCGTCTGGCACACGTACGCCGACTGGGTCCGCGCCGAACTCCACCGGGCCGACGGCGCGAGCACCCCGGAGCAGTGGTTCGAGCTCGTCGAGGCACTCGAACCACTGGAGCGCCCCTACGACCTCGCCCGGGTCCGCCTCCGCCTCGCCGAGGCCCTGCTGCTCACGGGCGCGGAGGACGACGAACGGGCCCGCGCCACGGAACTCCTGCGGCTGGCCCGCGCAGCCGCCGAGCACCTCGGCGCCCGCCCGCTCGCCGACGCCGTCGCCCTGCTCGCCCAGCGCGCCCGCCTCACCCTCGAACACGCCCCCGAGCGGTCCGGGGCCGCGCCCGTCGACCCGGCGGTCGCACTCGGCCTCACCAGCCGCGAGCGCGACGTCCTGCGCCTCGTCGCCGCCGGCCGCAGCAACCGGCGGATCGCCGAGGAACTCTTTATCTCCCCGAAGACGGCCAGCGTCCACGTCTCGAACATTCTGGCCAAGCTGGGCGTCTCAGGACGGGGGGAGGCCGCGGCACTGGCCCACCGGCTGCGGCTCTTCCCGCCGGAGGCCCCGGCCGCCCGAGCGGCGGGCTGA
- a CDS encoding GNAT family N-acetyltransferase, with product MYAISLGDDGAELRPLEPWHAEEFLAHLDRGREFIGRFIPFGSESTDVPSARAELQKWADLRAAGTRSLHGLWLDGKLVGGVLFLNFDADGGTCEVGCWLEPAASGRGLVTRAMRILIDWAVEERGIHRVEWVAAAGNVPSLNVARRLGMSRDGVLREKRAHRGVRHDLEVWSLLAPEWRAARENASHRDH from the coding sequence ATGTACGCGATATCCCTGGGTGACGACGGCGCGGAACTGCGGCCCCTGGAGCCCTGGCATGCCGAGGAGTTCCTCGCCCACCTGGACCGGGGGCGCGAGTTCATCGGCCGGTTCATCCCCTTCGGGTCCGAGTCCACGGACGTACCGTCCGCGCGGGCGGAGCTCCAGAAGTGGGCCGACCTGCGCGCCGCCGGCACCCGCTCCCTGCACGGGCTGTGGCTGGACGGGAAGCTCGTGGGTGGGGTGCTCTTCCTGAACTTCGACGCCGACGGCGGCACCTGCGAGGTCGGCTGCTGGCTGGAACCCGCCGCCTCCGGGCGGGGTCTGGTCACCCGCGCGATGCGGATCCTCATCGACTGGGCGGTCGAGGAGCGGGGAATCCACCGGGTCGAGTGGGTCGCCGCGGCGGGCAACGTCCCGAGCCTGAACGTGGCCCGGCGGCTCGGCATGAGCCGGGACGGCGTCCTGCGGGAGAAGCGCGCCCATCGCGGTGTCCGGCACGACCTGGAGGTGTGGTCCCTCCTGGCGCCCGAGTGGCGTGCCGCACGAGAGAACGCCTCTCACAGGGATCATTAA
- a CDS encoding MMPL family transporter → MAALARWCVQHRLVAVLLWLAAFGGVTAAAAVTGSAYSNDYEAPGTESGHATQLLNKGFPGLGGDSDTVVWHTDSGTVRSAGVEQSMTRALDKIEKLPGVASVGSPYTHQGPGRSDSAGRISADGRTAYATVTFADRAENLDKGEVQAVVSTAKAAESKGLDVELGGTAIALTKPSGGHLAEIVGVAVAAVVLFLAFGSLAASMLPIATALVGVGTAYFGIVLLGHAMTVADFAPMLGMLVGLGVGIDYALFIVTRHRRGLKRGLTVAEAAQNAVATTGRAVVFAGATVCIALLGMLILRLGFLNGVAIAASLTVVLTVAASVTLLPALLSFIGPRALSRRERRRLEEHGPEPEMATGFAARWSAFVERHPKLLGAVAVVVMALLALPTFSLHLGTSDQGNDPRTATTRQAYDLIGHGFGPGVNGPLTLVTKVGGAEDRLALDNLDATLRATEGVASATPVTYNGTGDTAFLTVVPASAPQSQKTSDLVDRLRDDVLPRAESGTTLDVQVGGVTASYDDFADVIVGKLPLFVGVVISLGCVLLLLAFRSIGIPLKAAVMNIAAVASSFGVVVAIFQWGWGSELLGLGAAGPIEPFLPVIMVSVLFGLSMDYQVFLVSRMYEEWLETGDNRRAVRVGLAETSRVINSAAVIMISVFLAFVLSGDRVIAMFGIALAAAVALDAFILRTLLVPALMHLLGDANWWLPRRLDRWLPRISIEPPECRAAHERLAEATDAEAADVLGRAAADAAVTDVLTKERSRDVRDIPG, encoded by the coding sequence GTGGCAGCCCTCGCACGGTGGTGTGTCCAGCATCGTCTCGTCGCCGTTCTGCTCTGGCTCGCGGCCTTCGGCGGTGTGACTGCCGCCGCCGCCGTGACGGGCTCCGCCTACTCGAACGACTACGAGGCCCCCGGCACCGAATCGGGCCACGCCACACAGCTCCTGAACAAGGGATTCCCGGGCCTCGGCGGTGACAGCGACACGGTCGTCTGGCACACCGACTCCGGCACCGTGCGTTCCGCCGGCGTCGAACAGTCGATGACCCGAGCGCTGGACAAGATCGAGAAACTCCCCGGAGTGGCCTCCGTCGGCAGCCCGTACACGCACCAGGGACCGGGCCGGAGCGACTCGGCCGGCCGGATCAGCGCGGACGGCCGGACGGCGTACGCGACCGTCACCTTCGCCGACCGGGCCGAGAACCTGGACAAGGGCGAGGTCCAGGCCGTCGTGAGCACCGCCAAGGCCGCCGAGTCCAAGGGGCTCGACGTGGAGCTGGGCGGCACCGCGATCGCCCTCACCAAACCGTCCGGCGGGCACCTGGCCGAGATCGTCGGCGTGGCCGTCGCCGCCGTGGTCCTCTTCCTCGCCTTCGGCTCGCTCGCCGCCTCGATGCTGCCCATCGCCACCGCCCTGGTGGGCGTCGGCACGGCGTACTTCGGCATCGTGCTCCTCGGGCACGCCATGACCGTCGCCGACTTCGCCCCCATGCTCGGCATGCTCGTGGGCCTCGGCGTCGGGATCGACTACGCGCTGTTCATCGTGACCAGACACCGGCGAGGCCTCAAACGCGGCCTGACGGTGGCCGAGGCGGCCCAGAACGCCGTCGCCACCACCGGACGCGCGGTCGTCTTCGCCGGCGCCACCGTCTGCATCGCCCTGCTCGGCATGCTCATCCTGCGGCTCGGCTTCCTCAACGGCGTCGCGATCGCCGCCTCCCTGACCGTCGTCCTCACCGTCGCGGCCTCCGTGACCCTGCTGCCCGCGCTGCTCTCCTTCATCGGCCCGCGGGCGCTCAGCCGCCGCGAGCGACGGCGACTGGAGGAGCACGGGCCCGAGCCGGAGATGGCCACCGGGTTCGCCGCCCGCTGGTCCGCCTTCGTGGAACGCCACCCCAAGCTGCTCGGTGCCGTGGCCGTCGTCGTGATGGCCCTGCTCGCCCTGCCCACGTTCTCGCTCCACCTGGGCACCTCCGACCAGGGCAACGACCCGAGGACGGCGACCACCCGGCAGGCGTACGACCTCATCGGGCACGGCTTCGGCCCCGGCGTGAACGGCCCCCTGACCCTCGTCACCAAGGTCGGCGGCGCCGAGGACAGGCTCGCCCTGGACAACCTGGACGCCACGCTGCGCGCCACCGAGGGTGTCGCCTCGGCGACCCCGGTGACGTACAACGGCACCGGCGACACCGCCTTCCTCACCGTCGTCCCGGCCTCCGCGCCGCAGTCCCAGAAGACCAGCGACCTCGTCGACCGGCTGCGCGACGACGTCCTGCCGCGCGCCGAGTCGGGCACCACCCTCGATGTCCAGGTCGGCGGTGTGACGGCGAGCTACGACGACTTCGCGGACGTCATCGTCGGCAAGCTCCCGCTCTTCGTCGGCGTCGTGATCAGCCTCGGCTGTGTCCTGCTGCTGCTCGCGTTCCGTTCGATCGGCATCCCCCTCAAGGCCGCGGTGATGAACATCGCCGCCGTCGCCTCCTCCTTCGGCGTCGTCGTCGCGATCTTCCAGTGGGGCTGGGGGAGCGAACTGCTCGGCCTCGGCGCCGCCGGTCCCATCGAGCCGTTCCTGCCGGTGATCATGGTGTCGGTGCTCTTCGGGCTCTCCATGGACTACCAGGTCTTCCTGGTCAGCCGGATGTACGAGGAGTGGCTGGAGACCGGGGACAACCGGCGCGCCGTCCGGGTCGGCCTCGCCGAGACCAGCCGGGTGATCAACTCCGCCGCCGTCATCATGATCTCGGTCTTCCTCGCCTTCGTGCTCAGCGGCGACCGCGTCATCGCGATGTTCGGCATCGCCCTGGCCGCCGCCGTCGCCCTGGACGCCTTCATCCTGCGGACGCTCCTCGTGCCCGCCCTCATGCACCTGCTCGGCGACGCCAACTGGTGGCTGCCCCGCCGCCTCGACCGGTGGCTGCCGCGCATCAGCATCGAGCCTCCGGAGTGCCGTGCCGCGCATGAGAGGCTGGCCGAGGCGACGGACGCCGAGGCGGCGGACGTACTGGGCCGCGCGGCGGCGGACGCCGCGGTGACGGACGTACTGACGAAGGAGCGGTCGCGGGATGTACGCGATATCCCTGGGTGA
- the gatB gene encoding Asp-tRNA(Asn)/Glu-tRNA(Gln) amidotransferase subunit GatB: MTTTTDLVSYEDALATYDPVMGLEVHVELGTKTKMFCGCSTELGAEPNSQTCPTCLGMPGALPVVNATGVESAIKIGLALHCEIAEWCRFARKNYFYPDMPKNFQTSQYDEPIAFNGYLDVQLEDGEIFRVQIERAHMEEDTGKSLHVGGATGRIHGASHSLLDYNRAGIPLIEIVTKPIEGAGERAPEVAKAYVAELRELIKALGVSEARMEQGQMRCDVNLSLRPHGREKFGTRSETKNVNSLRSVERAARFEIQRHAAVLNSGGTIIQETRHFHEDTGSTTSGRVKEEAEDYRYFPEPDLVPVAPSRDWVEELRAGLPEQPLARRNRLREEWGVNAHDMQSMLNAGAIDSIVATIEAGADSASARKWWMGELARSANESGKALEDLPITPAQVARVAELVTSGDLNDKLARQVIEGVLAGEGTPDEVVDKRGLKVVSDEGALTAAVDEAIAGNPGIADKIRGGKLQAVGALVGAVMKATRGQADAARVKELILEKLGVSEG; this comes from the coding sequence GTGACCACCACGACCGACCTGGTGTCGTACGAGGACGCACTCGCTACGTACGACCCCGTCATGGGCCTCGAAGTCCATGTCGAACTCGGCACCAAGACGAAGATGTTCTGCGGCTGTTCGACCGAGCTGGGCGCGGAGCCCAACTCGCAGACCTGCCCGACCTGCCTCGGCATGCCCGGCGCCCTTCCGGTCGTCAACGCGACCGGTGTCGAGTCCGCCATCAAGATCGGCCTCGCGCTGCACTGCGAGATCGCCGAGTGGTGCCGCTTCGCCCGGAAGAACTACTTCTATCCGGACATGCCGAAGAACTTCCAGACCTCCCAGTACGACGAGCCGATCGCCTTCAACGGCTATCTGGACGTCCAGCTGGAGGACGGCGAGATCTTCCGCGTGCAGATCGAGCGCGCCCACATGGAGGAGGACACCGGCAAGTCGCTGCACGTCGGCGGCGCCACCGGCCGTATCCACGGCGCGTCCCACTCGCTGCTCGACTACAACCGGGCAGGCATCCCGCTCATCGAGATCGTCACCAAGCCGATCGAGGGCGCGGGCGAGCGGGCCCCCGAGGTCGCCAAGGCGTACGTCGCCGAGCTGCGCGAGCTCATCAAGGCGCTCGGTGTCTCCGAGGCCCGTATGGAGCAGGGCCAGATGCGCTGCGACGTGAACCTGTCGCTGCGCCCGCACGGCCGCGAGAAGTTCGGCACGCGCTCCGAGACGAAGAACGTCAACTCCCTGCGTTCCGTCGAGCGTGCCGCCCGCTTCGAGATCCAGCGCCACGCCGCGGTGCTGAACTCCGGCGGCACGATCATCCAGGAGACCCGCCACTTCCACGAGGACACCGGGTCCACGACCTCGGGCCGCGTGAAGGAGGAGGCCGAGGACTACCGGTACTTCCCGGAGCCCGACCTCGTCCCCGTCGCCCCGTCCCGTGACTGGGTCGAGGAGCTGCGCGCCGGACTGCCCGAGCAGCCGCTGGCCCGCCGCAACCGGCTGCGCGAGGAGTGGGGCGTGAACGCCCACGACATGCAGTCGATGCTCAACGCCGGCGCGATCGACTCGATCGTCGCGACGATCGAGGCCGGTGCCGACTCCGCCTCCGCCCGCAAGTGGTGGATGGGCGAGCTGGCGCGCAGCGCCAACGAGTCGGGCAAGGCGCTTGAGGACCTGCCGATCACCCCGGCGCAGGTCGCCCGGGTGGCCGAGCTGGTCACCTCCGGTGATCTGAACGACAAGCTCGCCCGTCAGGTCATCGAAGGCGTCCTCGCCGGCGAGGGCACCCCGGACGAGGTCGTCGACAAGCGCGGCCTGAAGGTCGTCTCGGACGAGGGCGCGCTGACCGCCGCCGTCGACGAGGCCATCGCCGGGAACCCGGGCATCGCCGACAAGATCCGCGGCGGCAAGCTGCAGGCCGTCGGCGCGCTCGTCGGCGCGGTCATGAAGGCCACCCGCGGGCAGGCCGACGCGGCGCGCGTCAAGGAGCTCATCCTGGAGAAGCTGGGCGTCAGCGAAGGCTGA
- the gatA gene encoding Asp-tRNA(Asn)/Glu-tRNA(Gln) amidotransferase subunit GatA: MTDTNVNIIKLTAAEIAGKIAAGELTAVEVTEAHLARIEAVDEKVHAFLHVDREGALAQARAVDAKRAAGEKLGPLAGVPLALKDIFTTEGIPTTVGSKILEGWIPPYDATLTKKLKAADVVILGKTNMDEFAMGSSTENSAYGPTGNPWDLTRIPGGSGGGSSAALASYQAPLAIGTDTGGSIRQPAAVTGTVGVKPTYGAVSRFGMVAFSSSLDQGGPCARTVLDAALLHEVIAGHDPLDSTSIDAPVPPVVEAARNGSVTGMRVGVVKQFRGEGYQAGVVQRFDEAVAMLKELGAEIVELDCPSFDLALSAYYLIAPSECSSNLARFDGLRYGARVGDDGTHSAEEVTALTREAGFGPEVKRRIMLGTYALSSGYYDAYYGSAQKVRTLITRDFEKAFEQVDVIVSPTTPTTAFPIGERADDPMAMYLADLCTIPTNLAGNSAMSLPCGLAPEDNLPVGLQIIAPALKDDRLYKVGAAVEAAFVEKWGHPLLEEAPSL; encoded by the coding sequence ATGACGGACACCAACGTCAACATCATCAAGCTCACCGCGGCCGAGATCGCCGGGAAGATCGCGGCCGGCGAGCTCACCGCCGTCGAGGTCACCGAGGCCCACCTCGCCCGGATCGAGGCCGTCGACGAGAAGGTGCACGCCTTCCTGCACGTCGACCGCGAGGGCGCCCTCGCCCAGGCCCGTGCCGTGGACGCCAAGCGCGCGGCCGGCGAGAAGCTCGGCCCGCTCGCCGGTGTGCCGCTCGCGCTCAAGGACATCTTCACCACCGAGGGGATCCCGACCACCGTCGGCTCCAAGATCCTCGAAGGCTGGATCCCGCCGTACGACGCGACCCTCACCAAGAAGCTGAAGGCCGCCGACGTCGTCATCCTCGGCAAGACCAACATGGACGAGTTCGCCATGGGGTCCTCCACCGAGAACAGCGCGTACGGGCCGACCGGCAACCCCTGGGACCTCACCCGGATCCCCGGCGGCTCCGGCGGCGGCTCCTCCGCGGCCCTCGCCTCCTACCAGGCGCCCCTCGCGATCGGCACCGACACCGGCGGCTCCATCCGCCAGCCGGCCGCCGTCACCGGCACGGTCGGCGTCAAGCCGACGTACGGCGCGGTCTCCCGCTTCGGCATGGTGGCGTTCTCCAGCTCCCTCGACCAGGGCGGCCCCTGCGCCCGTACGGTCCTGGACGCGGCCCTGCTCCACGAGGTCATCGCCGGGCACGACCCGCTCGACTCGACCTCCATCGACGCCCCGGTCCCGCCGGTCGTCGAGGCCGCCCGCAACGGCAGCGTGACGGGCATGCGCGTCGGTGTCGTCAAGCAGTTCCGCGGCGAGGGCTACCAGGCCGGTGTCGTGCAGCGCTTCGACGAGGCCGTCGCGATGCTCAAGGAGCTGGGCGCCGAGATCGTCGAGCTGGACTGCCCGTCCTTCGACCTGGCGCTCTCCGCGTACTACCTGATCGCCCCGTCCGAGTGTTCGAGCAACCTCGCCCGCTTCGACGGCCTGCGCTACGGCGCGCGCGTCGGCGACGACGGCACGCACTCCGCCGAGGAGGTCACCGCCCTCACCCGTGAGGCCGGCTTCGGCCCCGAGGTCAAGCGCCGCATCATGCTCGGCACGTACGCGCTCAGCTCCGGCTACTACGACGCGTACTACGGCAGCGCCCAGAAGGTCCGTACGCTCATCACGCGCGACTTCGAGAAGGCGTTCGAGCAGGTCGACGTGATCGTCTCCCCGACCACGCCCACCACCGCCTTCCCGATCGGCGAGCGCGCCGACGACCCGATGGCGATGTACCTCGCGGACCTGTGCACCATCCCGACCAACCTGGCCGGCAACTCCGCCATGTCGCTGCCCTGCGGTCTCGCGCCCGAGGACAACCTCCCGGTCGGTCTGCAGATCATCGCCCCGGCGCTGAAGGACGACCGCCTTTACAAGGTCGGCGCCGCCGTCGAGGCCGCCTTCGTGGAAAAGTGGGGGCACCCGCTGCTTGAGGAGGCTCCGTCGCTGTGA
- the gatC gene encoding Asp-tRNA(Asn)/Glu-tRNA(Gln) amidotransferase subunit GatC, with the protein MPGITREEVAHLARLARLELKGEELDHFAGQLDDIIGAVARVSEVADQDVPPTSHPLPLTNVMRADEVRPSLTPEQALSGAPAQEQRRFKVPQILGED; encoded by the coding sequence ATGCCTGGCATCACGCGCGAGGAGGTCGCCCACCTCGCACGGCTGGCGCGTCTGGAGCTGAAGGGCGAAGAGCTCGACCACTTCGCAGGCCAGCTCGACGACATCATCGGCGCGGTCGCCCGCGTCAGCGAGGTCGCCGACCAAGACGTACCGCCGACCTCTCATCCGCTGCCGCTGACGAACGTCATGCGCGCGGACGAGGTCCGTCCGTCGCTCACCCCCGAGCAGGCGCTCTCCGGCGCCCCGGCCCAGGAGCAGCGGCGTTTCAAGGTGCCGCAGATCCTGGGGGAGGACTAA